The following are encoded together in the Lactuca sativa cultivar Salinas chromosome 1, Lsat_Salinas_v11, whole genome shotgun sequence genome:
- the LOC111916805 gene encoding putative pentatricopeptide repeat-containing protein At1g12700, mitochondrial isoform X2: MLMEIRVLVNYVEVCVSSSSKCYGMIETIPVPPVRQFNHILIKIAKMKQYPTAISLILDHDLLGFNSSVKPNLYTFSIAINCFCHTGRVDLGFSVYGKVVKLGYKPDSAIINTLIRGLCDNGNICEALKFSEMNMNNGLQPTVVTFGTIINGICKKDGPQAAHRFLQLVEETKGFHLGATEYNTIINGLCKDRHLTEAREIYFEMEKKGILPDVITFNSLIQGYCNLGLWEKVNGLSTEMKDQGISYDVVTFSILVHYWFKQGRTEEAHKIIKLMLESGMKPDTYMYTSVIHGYCLLRKVDYARKIFTFMIAQGCVPSAFTYTTLINGYCLVGKVDEAREIFEVMIQEGYAPCVVSYSILIEGYCKSKKKEKIEKAWDLFSEMYGNGIVPNVVTCTSLINGLCHVGRLKEAFQLLKDIPNWGIYPNIFTYSTLIDSYLKNEKMDEALKLFKTMECIGIKPDIVVCTSLIDGMCRAGKVDGGYQVFLRLAASGLHPNCHTYNVLMGGFFKHGYLKDVNDLIQEMEVEGCMMDGVTYNLVIQGFLQHNETKRALLYLESMLDVGFSANASTTTKLVYLLATKHLNRASKELLKKFFSQQKKKVRCCGILDRRGIRFRSNLCFVAKKYGIKLHKKSQRVL; the protein is encoded by the exons ATGTtaatggaaattagggttttagttaaCTATGTGGAAGTCTGCGTTTCTTCTTCGTCAAAATGTTACG GAATGATTGAGACCATACCTGTACCCCCTGTTCGTCAGTTCAATCATATCTTGATTAAAATTGCTAAGATGAAGCAATACCCTACTGCCATCTCTCTCATTCTGGACCATGACTTGTTAGGCTTCAACTCTTCTGTTAAACCTAATTTATATACATTTAGCATTGCCATAAACTGCTTCTGCCATACGGGTAGAGTGGATTTAGGTTTCTCAGTGTATGGAAAAGTGGTTAAGCTTGGTTACAAGCCCGATTCTGCTATCATTAATACTCTGATAAGGGGGCTTTGTGATAATGGTAACATTTGTGAGGCGCTTAAGTTTTCTGAAATGAATATGAATAATGGATTACAACCAACAGTAGTTACTTTTGGTACAATAATAAACGGCATTTGCAAAAAAGATGGTCCACAAGCTGCTCATCGTTTTCTTCAGCTTGTGGAGGAAACTAAGGGCTTTCATCTAGGCGCAACTGAGTATAATACAATCATCAATGGCCTTTGCAAAGATAGACATCTTACTGAAGCTCGTGAAATCTATTTCGAAATGGAAAAGAAAGGTATTCTTCCAGATGTTATAACATTCAATAGTTTGATTCAAGGTTACTGTAATTTGGGTCTTTGGGAAAAGGTGAATGGATTGTCTACTGAAATGAAAGACCAGGGAATTTCATATGATGTAGTCACGTTTAGCATTTTAGTTCATTATTGGTTTAAACAAGGTCGGACTGAAGAAGCACATAAAATTATTAAATTGATGTTGGAAAGTGGAATGAAGCCCGACACTTATATGTATACTTCAGTAATACATGGCTACTGTTTGCTTCGTAAAGTAGATTATGCTAGAAAGATTTTCACTTTTATGATTGCACAAGGGTGTGTGCCTAGTGCTTTCACTTACACTACACTAATCAATGGATATTGTTTGGTTGGAAAAGTGGATGAAGCTAGAGAGATCTTTGAGGTTATGATTCAAGAAGGGTATGCACCTTGTGTTGTTAGCTATAGCATCTTGATTGAAGGGTACTGCAAGagcaaaaagaaagaaaagataGAAAAAGCTTGGGATCTCTTTAGTGAAATGTATGGAAATGGAATTGTTCCTAATGTAGTCACCTGCACCTCTCTTATAAATGGTTTATGTCATGTGGGAAGACTCAAAGAGGCATTTCAGCTTCTTAAAGATATTCCGAATTGGGGTATTTATCCAAATATATTTACTTACTCTACTTTGATAGATTCTTATTTAAAAAATGAGAAAATGGATGAGGCCCTTAAGTTATTTAAAACTATGGAATGTATTGGCATTAAACCTGACATTGTTGTTTGCACTAGCCTCATTGATGGTATGTGTAGGGCTGGGAAAGTCGATGGTGGCTATCAGGTTTTTCTTAGACTTGCTGCAAGTGGTTTGCACCCTAATTGTCATACTTATAATGTCTTGATGGGTGGATTTTTTAAGCATGGTTATCTTAAAGATGTGAATGATCTGATTCAAGAAATGGAGGTTGAAGGTTGCATGATGGATGGTGTTACTTATAATTTAGTTATTCAGGGATTTCTTCAACATAATGAGACAAAAAGGGCACTTTTATATCTTGAAAGCATGCTTGATGTTGGTTTCTCTGCAAATGCAAGCACAACAACCAAACTAGTGTACTTGTTGGCCACAAAACATTTGAATAGGGCATCGAAGGAATTGCTTAAGAAGTTTTTTAGTCAACAGAAAAAAAAGGTTAGATGTTGTGGGATTTTGGACAGAAGGGGAATTCGATTCCGTTCCAATCTGTGTTTTGTTGCAAAAAAGTATGGAATTAAATTACATAAGAAATCACAAAGGGTTCTTTGA
- the LOC111916805 gene encoding pentatricopeptide repeat-containing protein At1g63330 isoform X1: MWKSAFLLRQNVTVRCNILSYNMITATFHSQTRFSSPQMNYELTDSVLSFKGMIETIPVPPVRQFNHILIKIAKMKQYPTAISLILDHDLLGFNSSVKPNLYTFSIAINCFCHTGRVDLGFSVYGKVVKLGYKPDSAIINTLIRGLCDNGNICEALKFSEMNMNNGLQPTVVTFGTIINGICKKDGPQAAHRFLQLVEETKGFHLGATEYNTIINGLCKDRHLTEAREIYFEMEKKGILPDVITFNSLIQGYCNLGLWEKVNGLSTEMKDQGISYDVVTFSILVHYWFKQGRTEEAHKIIKLMLESGMKPDTYMYTSVIHGYCLLRKVDYARKIFTFMIAQGCVPSAFTYTTLINGYCLVGKVDEAREIFEVMIQEGYAPCVVSYSILIEGYCKSKKKEKIEKAWDLFSEMYGNGIVPNVVTCTSLINGLCHVGRLKEAFQLLKDIPNWGIYPNIFTYSTLIDSYLKNEKMDEALKLFKTMECIGIKPDIVVCTSLIDGMCRAGKVDGGYQVFLRLAASGLHPNCHTYNVLMGGFFKHGYLKDVNDLIQEMEVEGCMMDGVTYNLVIQGFLQHNETKRALLYLESMLDVGFSANASTTTKLVYLLATKHLNRASKELLKKFFSQQKKKVRCCGILDRRGIRFRSNLCFVAKKYGIKLHKKSQRVL, from the coding sequence ATGTGGAAGTCTGCGTTTCTTCTTCGTCAAAATGTTACGGTGCGTTGCAACATTCTTTCTTATAATATGATCACGGCTACTTTTCATTCTCAAACTCGTTTTTCATCCCCACAAATGAACTATGAGCTAACAGATTCCGTTCTTTCTTTTAAAGGAATGATTGAGACCATACCTGTACCCCCTGTTCGTCAGTTCAATCATATCTTGATTAAAATTGCTAAGATGAAGCAATACCCTACTGCCATCTCTCTCATTCTGGACCATGACTTGTTAGGCTTCAACTCTTCTGTTAAACCTAATTTATATACATTTAGCATTGCCATAAACTGCTTCTGCCATACGGGTAGAGTGGATTTAGGTTTCTCAGTGTATGGAAAAGTGGTTAAGCTTGGTTACAAGCCCGATTCTGCTATCATTAATACTCTGATAAGGGGGCTTTGTGATAATGGTAACATTTGTGAGGCGCTTAAGTTTTCTGAAATGAATATGAATAATGGATTACAACCAACAGTAGTTACTTTTGGTACAATAATAAACGGCATTTGCAAAAAAGATGGTCCACAAGCTGCTCATCGTTTTCTTCAGCTTGTGGAGGAAACTAAGGGCTTTCATCTAGGCGCAACTGAGTATAATACAATCATCAATGGCCTTTGCAAAGATAGACATCTTACTGAAGCTCGTGAAATCTATTTCGAAATGGAAAAGAAAGGTATTCTTCCAGATGTTATAACATTCAATAGTTTGATTCAAGGTTACTGTAATTTGGGTCTTTGGGAAAAGGTGAATGGATTGTCTACTGAAATGAAAGACCAGGGAATTTCATATGATGTAGTCACGTTTAGCATTTTAGTTCATTATTGGTTTAAACAAGGTCGGACTGAAGAAGCACATAAAATTATTAAATTGATGTTGGAAAGTGGAATGAAGCCCGACACTTATATGTATACTTCAGTAATACATGGCTACTGTTTGCTTCGTAAAGTAGATTATGCTAGAAAGATTTTCACTTTTATGATTGCACAAGGGTGTGTGCCTAGTGCTTTCACTTACACTACACTAATCAATGGATATTGTTTGGTTGGAAAAGTGGATGAAGCTAGAGAGATCTTTGAGGTTATGATTCAAGAAGGGTATGCACCTTGTGTTGTTAGCTATAGCATCTTGATTGAAGGGTACTGCAAGagcaaaaagaaagaaaagataGAAAAAGCTTGGGATCTCTTTAGTGAAATGTATGGAAATGGAATTGTTCCTAATGTAGTCACCTGCACCTCTCTTATAAATGGTTTATGTCATGTGGGAAGACTCAAAGAGGCATTTCAGCTTCTTAAAGATATTCCGAATTGGGGTATTTATCCAAATATATTTACTTACTCTACTTTGATAGATTCTTATTTAAAAAATGAGAAAATGGATGAGGCCCTTAAGTTATTTAAAACTATGGAATGTATTGGCATTAAACCTGACATTGTTGTTTGCACTAGCCTCATTGATGGTATGTGTAGGGCTGGGAAAGTCGATGGTGGCTATCAGGTTTTTCTTAGACTTGCTGCAAGTGGTTTGCACCCTAATTGTCATACTTATAATGTCTTGATGGGTGGATTTTTTAAGCATGGTTATCTTAAAGATGTGAATGATCTGATTCAAGAAATGGAGGTTGAAGGTTGCATGATGGATGGTGTTACTTATAATTTAGTTATTCAGGGATTTCTTCAACATAATGAGACAAAAAGGGCACTTTTATATCTTGAAAGCATGCTTGATGTTGGTTTCTCTGCAAATGCAAGCACAACAACCAAACTAGTGTACTTGTTGGCCACAAAACATTTGAATAGGGCATCGAAGGAATTGCTTAAGAAGTTTTTTAGTCAACAGAAAAAAAAGGTTAGATGTTGTGGGATTTTGGACAGAAGGGGAATTCGATTCCGTTCCAATCTGTGTTTTGTTGCAAAAAAGTATGGAATTAAATTACATAAGAAATCACAAAGGGTTCTTTGA